Proteins encoded together in one Pantoea sp. CCBC3-3-1 window:
- a CDS encoding NAD-dependent succinate-semialdehyde dehydrogenase: protein MNLSFLQDNDLFQTGYFINGNWQRCASTFDVLNPATGETIAQVARAGKQETEQAIAAASAAFPAWRAKTAKERSEILYRWYQLMIENKAWLGKLMTAEQGKPVKEAEGEVEYAASFIQWFAEQAKRANGEIIPPAKAGSRILATREPIGVVAAITPWNFPMAMLTRKLGPALAAGCTGIIKPANNTPLSAFALLALAKKAGVPDGVLNAVAGDTSAISDAIMASKAVRKISFTGSTQVGKLLMRNAAETMKKVSMELGGNAPYIVFDDADIDAAVKGAIANKFRNAGQVCVSVNRFYIHDSIYERFVSQLAEEVSKLKVGNGMDDGVVVGPLIEASAVEKVEEHVKDALALGGRIVTGGARHALGGNFWQPTVIADASEKMKLAKEETFGPVAACFRFEEEEDVIRRANDTEFGLAAYFYTQNLQRVFRVSAALESGMVGVNECAVSTELAPFGGVKESGLGREGSVLGLEEYLEVKALHIGGL from the coding sequence ATGAACTTATCCTTCCTTCAGGACAACGACTTATTTCAAACCGGCTACTTTATTAACGGCAATTGGCAGCGCTGCGCCTCTACGTTTGACGTATTAAATCCCGCCACTGGCGAGACGATTGCTCAGGTTGCCCGTGCAGGCAAACAGGAAACCGAGCAGGCTATTGCGGCGGCTTCAGCCGCGTTTCCCGCCTGGCGAGCGAAAACGGCGAAAGAGCGTAGTGAGATCCTTTATCGCTGGTATCAGCTGATGATTGAGAACAAAGCCTGGCTGGGCAAGCTAATGACCGCTGAACAGGGAAAACCGGTTAAAGAAGCCGAAGGCGAAGTCGAATATGCCGCCAGCTTTATCCAGTGGTTTGCCGAGCAGGCTAAGCGTGCCAACGGTGAAATCATCCCGCCCGCCAAAGCAGGATCGCGCATTCTGGCAACGCGTGAGCCAATTGGCGTCGTTGCCGCTATTACGCCATGGAATTTCCCGATGGCGATGCTGACTCGTAAGCTTGGACCTGCGCTCGCTGCGGGTTGTACCGGCATTATCAAACCTGCCAATAACACCCCGCTTTCCGCTTTCGCTCTGTTAGCCCTGGCGAAAAAGGCAGGGGTGCCGGATGGCGTTCTTAACGCCGTTGCGGGCGATACCAGCGCGATCAGCGATGCGATCATGGCCAGTAAAGCCGTCAGGAAAATTTCCTTCACCGGCTCCACGCAGGTGGGAAAATTGCTGATGCGCAATGCCGCAGAAACGATGAAAAAAGTATCGATGGAGCTTGGCGGCAACGCGCCTTATATCGTTTTTGACGATGCAGATATTGATGCTGCCGTAAAAGGCGCTATCGCTAATAAATTCCGTAATGCGGGTCAGGTCTGCGTTAGCGTGAACCGTTTTTATATCCACGACAGCATTTACGAACGCTTTGTCAGCCAGCTGGCGGAAGAGGTGAGTAAGCTGAAGGTAGGCAACGGCATGGATGACGGTGTCGTGGTTGGGCCGCTGATTGAAGCTTCTGCGGTGGAAAAAGTGGAAGAGCACGTGAAAGATGCGCTGGCTCTTGGTGGCAGGATTGTTACTGGCGGTGCACGCCACGCACTTGGCGGCAACTTCTGGCAACCGACAGTGATCGCCGATGCCAGTGAGAAGATGAAACTGGCAAAAGAAGAAACTTTTGGCCCGGTTGCCGCCTGCTTCCGCTTTGAAGAGGAAGAGGACGTTATCCGACGGGCTAACGATACCGAATTTGGCCTGGCCGCTTACTTTTATACGCAAAACCTGCAACGCGTTTTCCGTGTATCAGCTGCGCTGGAAAGCGGTATGGTTGGCGTCAATGAATGCGCTGTTTCAACCGAGTTAGCACCGTTTGGCGGCGTCAAGGAATCGGGATTAGGTCGTGAAGGATCGGTACTGGGTCTTGAGGAATATTTAGAAGTGAAAGCCCTGCATATCGGGGGACTGTAA